The genomic region GCCCATGTCCGAAGCCAGTCCGTGTCTGAATTGCGGTGCCTGCTGTTCACACTTTCGTGTGTCTTTCTTTTGGGGCGAGTGCGCCTCATCCGGGGGTACGGTGCCCGATGACCTGGTGGTGCAGATCAACCCCAGCCGAGTGGCGATGATCGGTACCGACCAGAAGCCCGCGCGGTGTTGCAGCCTTGAAGGTGAGGTTGGGCAGGCAACCAGTTGCTCGATCTATGAACAGCGTTCCAGCGTATGCCGCGAGTTCGATTCTTCCTGGAGCCAGGGGGTGCAAAATGTCGACTGCGATGCGGCGCGCGCCGCGTTCGGCCTGGCCCCCCTTGAGGAGCAACACTTCGAACTGGAATTGCCCATCAGTGCTTAGCACCAAACGTTATGTGTCGCATGCCAAAATCATTGAAATCAAAGTGCCATTATTCATCGCAAATGCCACGAGGCTTTCTATACTCGACGTCATAGGTCATCGCCTCTGGCAGTGACGTGGCTCCAAGATGGGATAAGCTATGGAATGGCTGGGTCAGCATTTTTTTACCGACCTTCCAGACAGCGGGCATTTATTACTCAATTGCAGTCATAACCCCTTTCTGGTGCTGCTCGCCTACCTGGTCGCCTGCGCAGCGGGTTTCGGTACGCTAGACATGGCCGAACGCGTCGGCCATGTCGAAAACCCCACCGCCCGCCGTCATTGGTGCTGGCTGGGAGCGGGTTGCCTGGCGGGCGGGATCTGGTCGACCCACTTCATCAGCATGCTGGCCTTCCAGGCCCCTGTCGCCATTCACTACGAACTTCTCACGACCTTCGCTTCCCTGCTGATCGCCCTGATCGCTGCGCTATTGGCCATGCAAACCCTCAGTCATGCCCACGTGCGGCCCCACCAATACCTGCTGGCCTCAGTGTGGATGGGCCTGGGCATCGCACTGATGCACTACGTGGGCATGGCGGCCATGCGCTCCCAGGCCCAGGTGTACGTTGAATCGCGACTGTTCATGGCGTCGGTGGCGATTGCCATCGGTGCCAGCCTGGCGGCGTTGCTGCTGTCCAGTTACCTGCGTAACGGTGCCGGGGTCTTTCATCAATTGCTCAAATACGCCGCCAGCCTGGTGCTGGGCGCCGGAATCCTGAGCATGCATTTCACAGGCATGGCCGCCATGCAAATGCTGGTACTCAATGATGCGGACCTGTCGCTGCCGGTAGATAACAACCCGATTCAACTGGGCCTGTCGGTGGCGGTGATTACTTTGCTGGTGATCGGCAGCAGTATCAGCGCAGCCCTGGCGGATAAAAAACTGCAACACAAGGAGCATGACCTGCGCCGGGTCAACGCGCTGCTCAGCGAACTGGACCAGGCTCGCGCCTCGCTGCAACAGGTGGCCCACTTCGATGCATTGACCAATCTGCTCAACCGCCGCGGGTTCAATCAGATTTTCGCGGAAAAAGTCGTAGAAAAAACGCGAAACAAAGGGATGATGGCGGTGATCTTCCTCGATATAGATCACTTCAAGCGCATTAATGACAGCCTTGGGCACGATGCTGGCGACCAGTTGCTCACCGTATTGGCCGGGTATATCAAAAGCTCGGTACGCAGCCATGAGGATGTGGTCGCACGGTTTGGTGGCGATGAGTTCTGCATCCTGATCAACATCCATCATCGCGACGAAGCACGGCACTTGGCCCTGCGCATCATGCAGAAAATGAAAGAACCCATCGAACTGGCCGGCCGACGCATGGTGATGACCACCAGCATCGGCATCAGCCTGTTCCCCGACGACGGCCAGACCTGCGAAGAACTGTTGAAAACCGCCGACCTGGCGCTTTATCAATCCAAGGATGCCGGGCGCAACAGCCTGCACTTCTTCAGCTCCAACCTGAAAACCCGCGCGTTCCTCGAACTGCAGCTGGAAGAAGAGCTGCGCGCTGCCCTGCGCGCACGCAGTGGGTTGGTGCTGTTCTATCAACCGATCTTCGACATGAAGCTTGCCAAGGTCACGCGCCTGGAAGCCCTGGTGCGCTGGCAGCATCCGCAGCACGGGCTGCTGGCACCGGACCGCTTTATCGGCATCGCCGAGAATAACGGGCTGATCGCGGAGCTCGACCACTGGGTACTGCGCCAAGCCTGTCATGATCTGAGCCTGCTGTCTGACCGAGGCTACACAGAACTGACCATGACGGTGAACTGCTCGGCGCTGAACCTGGCCCGGGACGAGTTGGCCGATGAAATCGAAGCCGCCCTGCGCTTCGCCACTGTGGCCGCCAACCGCCTGGAACTGGAAGTCACAGAAAACGCACTGATGGGCAATATCAGCAGCACCCTGGCGCTGTTGCGGCAAATCCGTGCGTTGGGCGTCTCCCTGGCGATCGATGATTTCGGCACTGGCTATTCATCCCTGGCCTACCTCAAGCGCTTGCCGCTCAACACCTTGAAAATCGACCGCTCGTTTATCCAGGACATCCCGAGATCCAGAGCCGACAGCGAAATTGTCCAGGCGATTATCGGCATGGCCCACACCCTGCACTTGCAGGTGGTCACTGAAGGCGTGGAAACCCAGGAGCAATTCGAGCTGCTACTCAGACATGGCTGCGACTATATCCAGGGCTACCTGCTCAGCCCGGCGGTGCCCTTCAACGAGATCATCGGCGTGATTCAAGGCATTGCGCTGCGCAACCCGCTTTACCCATTCAGCGTGGAAGGCGCCACGGACACCTCACCGCCGAACGACCCTGCGCCGGCGCGCATCGGCCCGCCTTCAATCGTCAGGCCAATTCGCTGAGATCGAGCGTTCGAATGGACAGTCCAGTCGCTGAACTCCAGCGCCCTGGCACACCCGGAAACAATTCATCCTCGATTTCCTCTCGGTATCAACTGTTCCCGTGACGTTTACGTCACCCTCGGCTGTGACCTTTCTCTACGGCAAGGTGCCATCACCGGCCGGGCGGTTACTCCGCTACACACTTGCAGAGGATAAAAAGACGCACCTTTTTCGTGCAGGTAATTCTTAAGCTGCCCTTTCCTGGATCAGGATCCAAGGCGATACCACCACCGCCCACAGGCTCGGGTCTCGCTCCACCAAGTCCAACGCCCGCATTGCAGACACTTCGCCAAGGCTCCCCGCAGCCAGCCAGGCGGCGACTTTCTCACGGTTGTCCTCGGCCATTCCCTCGGCCGCTTCGATCAGATCCAGGCCGGCGTCGACCCACAATAGGGCACCCTTGGCAAAGAACGGCTCGAGCTCCTTCCAGGAAATTTCGGCGGTTTCACCGAGCAGCTTGGCATAGAGGGTGCTAGGTTCTTGCGTCATGGGAGTTCACCTGAATAAAAAATCGGCGCAATCATAGCCTCGTAACCCAGGTAGAAAAACCCAGTAGCAAATGAGGTAGCGATTGAAAGTGCCAGGAAAGCCAAGGAATGCCTTGAAGGTTGATAAGAACCCGCCGCAATTCTGTCTTTTTCTTTCATTTAAGCGACATAGCAGTGGTATGCCCCCAGCTGCCAGCTTTTCAAGCGATCAACCGGCGCTCTACACTGTACCGGTACAGTTGCCAGGGCAATGCCGGGGGGATATCCGCGATATCTGATCCGGTTCTGCAGCTCACAAGGCCGCTAGAACTATAAAAAATACAACAGTAAGAGTGGAGCACTATGAATAAGGCTACTAAGCAGATTTCCAAACTGTTTGCCGCTATGGTCCTGGCTGGGGTTGCCGGCCATTCGTTCGCAGCCGACACCATCAAGATCGGCATCGCCGGTCCCAAGACTGGTCCGGTGACGCAATACGGTGACATGCAATTCATGGGTGCCAAGCAGGCAATCGCCGACATCAACGCCAAGGGCGGCGTCGATGGCAAAATGCTTGAAGCCAAGGAATACGACGACGCCTGCGATCCGAAACAAGCCGTGGCCGTCGCCAACAAAGTGGTCAACGACGGCGTCAAGTTCGTAGTCGGTCACCTCTGCTCCAGCTCCACTCAGCCAGCGTCGGACATTTATGAAGACGAAGGCGTCATCATGATTACCCCAGCCGCCACCAGCCCGGAAATCACCTCCCGTGGCTACAAGCTGATCTTCCGCACCATCGGCCTCGACAGCGCGCAAGGCCCAGCGGCCGGCAACTACATCGCCGACCACGTGAAGCCGAAGATCGTTGCCGTGCTGCACGACAAACAGCAATACGGTGAAGGCATCGCCAGTGCCGTGAAGAAAACCCTCGAAGAGAAAGGCACCAAGGTTGCCGTCTTCGAAGGCCTGAACGCCGGTGACAAGGACTTCTCCTCGATCATCCAGAAACTCAAGCAAGCCAACGTCGACTTCGTCTACTACGGCGGCTACCACCCTGAGCTGGGCCTGATCCTGCGCCAAGCCAAGGAAAAAGGCCTGAACGCCAAGTTCATGGGCCCGGAAGGCGTCGGCAACGACTCCATCTCGCAAATCGCCCAGGGCGCTTCCGAAGGCCTGCTGGTGACCCTGCCGAAGTCCTTCGACACCGACCCTGCCAACAAAGCCATCGTCGAAGAGTTCGCCAAGAACAAGCAGGACCCAAC from Pseudomonas synxantha harbors:
- a CDS encoding YkgJ family cysteine cluster protein, which codes for MSEASPCLNCGACCSHFRVSFFWGECASSGGTVPDDLVVQINPSRVAMIGTDQKPARCCSLEGEVGQATSCSIYEQRSSVCREFDSSWSQGVQNVDCDAARAAFGLAPLEEQHFELELPISA
- a CDS encoding putative bifunctional diguanylate cyclase/phosphodiesterase; translation: MEWLGQHFFTDLPDSGHLLLNCSHNPFLVLLAYLVACAAGFGTLDMAERVGHVENPTARRHWCWLGAGCLAGGIWSTHFISMLAFQAPVAIHYELLTTFASLLIALIAALLAMQTLSHAHVRPHQYLLASVWMGLGIALMHYVGMAAMRSQAQVYVESRLFMASVAIAIGASLAALLLSSYLRNGAGVFHQLLKYAASLVLGAGILSMHFTGMAAMQMLVLNDADLSLPVDNNPIQLGLSVAVITLLVIGSSISAALADKKLQHKEHDLRRVNALLSELDQARASLQQVAHFDALTNLLNRRGFNQIFAEKVVEKTRNKGMMAVIFLDIDHFKRINDSLGHDAGDQLLTVLAGYIKSSVRSHEDVVARFGGDEFCILINIHHRDEARHLALRIMQKMKEPIELAGRRMVMTTSIGISLFPDDGQTCEELLKTADLALYQSKDAGRNSLHFFSSNLKTRAFLELQLEEELRAALRARSGLVLFYQPIFDMKLAKVTRLEALVRWQHPQHGLLAPDRFIGIAENNGLIAELDHWVLRQACHDLSLLSDRGYTELTMTVNCSALNLARDELADEIEAALRFATVAANRLELEVTENALMGNISSTLALLRQIRALGVSLAIDDFGTGYSSLAYLKRLPLNTLKIDRSFIQDIPRSRADSEIVQAIIGMAHTLHLQVVTEGVETQEQFELLLRHGCDYIQGYLLSPAVPFNEIIGVIQGIALRNPLYPFSVEGATDTSPPNDPAPARIGPPSIVRPIR
- a CDS encoding DUF2288 domain-containing protein, which codes for MTQEPSTLYAKLLGETAEISWKELEPFFAKGALLWVDAGLDLIEAAEGMAEDNREKVAAWLAAGSLGEVSAMRALDLVERDPSLWAVVVSPWILIQERAA
- a CDS encoding branched-chain amino acid ABC transporter substrate-binding protein encodes the protein MNKATKQISKLFAAMVLAGVAGHSFAADTIKIGIAGPKTGPVTQYGDMQFMGAKQAIADINAKGGVDGKMLEAKEYDDACDPKQAVAVANKVVNDGVKFVVGHLCSSSTQPASDIYEDEGVIMITPAATSPEITSRGYKLIFRTIGLDSAQGPAAGNYIADHVKPKIVAVLHDKQQYGEGIASAVKKTLEEKGTKVAVFEGLNAGDKDFSSIIQKLKQANVDFVYYGGYHPELGLILRQAKEKGLNAKFMGPEGVGNDSISQIAQGASEGLLVTLPKSFDTDPANKAIVEEFAKNKQDPTGPFVFPAYSAIEVIAGGIKAAKSEDTAKVAEAIHAGTFKTPTGDLSFDAKGDLKDFKFVVYEWHFGKPKTEVSPQ